The Cohnella abietis genome has a segment encoding these proteins:
- a CDS encoding sensor domain-containing protein yields MKLKKALKAWKILIGSLPRRIIIFVIAIAGLCVGLSLAVFVVGLPLLAGTLIWCHRMLRIENRLISDYENREADSIQHQTLEEGMSLKAVAGDERLKSWRGWLEVLGDIQQYRNLAYGIIQLPIGILSFVFAILIPAVAIGLMLSPLAEVISSKFFSFHLFDKEWLMNVAFPNWSNLQRSWFTAGIGLALFVTVPFLLRKLGGYYASWIYWISGTHRITKSSEPVV; encoded by the coding sequence ATGAAGCTTAAGAAGGCACTCAAAGCGTGGAAAATTTTAATAGGATCACTACCGCGACGGATTATTATTTTTGTAATAGCTATTGCAGGTCTTTGTGTAGGACTTTCATTGGCCGTATTCGTCGTTGGATTACCATTACTTGCAGGAACTCTTATTTGGTGTCATCGGATGCTGCGCATAGAGAATCGGTTGATTTCGGATTATGAAAATAGAGAGGCAGATAGTATCCAGCACCAAACGTTAGAGGAGGGGATGAGTCTAAAAGCGGTAGCCGGTGACGAAAGGCTTAAAAGCTGGCGGGGATGGCTTGAGGTGTTAGGGGACATCCAGCAATATCGAAATTTGGCGTATGGCATTATTCAGCTTCCGATAGGTATTCTTTCGTTTGTATTCGCTATTCTCATTCCAGCAGTAGCTATCGGATTAATGTTATCGCCACTGGCGGAAGTAATAAGCTCAAAGTTTTTCTCATTTCATTTGTTCGACAAGGAATGGCTCATGAATGTTGCGTTTCCGAATTGGTCGAATTTGCAGCGGTCATGGTTTACCGCGGGAATTGGGTTAGCGCTCTTCGTCACTGTACCATTTCTATTGAGGAAGCTGGGAGGCTATTATGCCTCATGGATTTATTGGATTTCGGGAACTCATCGAATAACAAAAAGCAGCGAGCCAGTAGTATAG
- a CDS encoding histidinol-phosphatase — protein sequence MKFDLHTHHDRCGHASGKINDYIVSAIDAGFQVIGISDHSPYFAHEQDQPQPGIAMARSDFPNYIAEVLRLKEKYKDRIEVLLGVESDFYIDQIELYRKSYEPYPFDYIIGSVHQTRGISIFNRNRWNGKTEAEQIDEKKHYYELIRESANSGLFQVLGHIDAMKGYFPLFANITGAEAEIDETLKAVAANDISIEINTSGKTKYCGGWYPSDSLLERALHFGVDVTFGSDAHVPDRVGDEWDIVQKRLQEIGFKRWVFFRQKHKIIVPL from the coding sequence GCGGCCATGCATCAGGTAAAATCAATGATTATATCGTATCGGCAATAGATGCCGGCTTTCAGGTAATCGGAATTTCAGATCACTCGCCTTATTTTGCCCATGAACAAGACCAGCCTCAGCCAGGTATCGCTATGGCCAGAAGCGACTTCCCTAATTATATCGCCGAGGTGCTGAGACTTAAGGAAAAATACAAGGATCGTATTGAAGTATTGCTGGGTGTGGAATCTGACTTTTACATAGATCAAATTGAGCTCTACAGAAAGTCCTATGAGCCGTACCCTTTCGACTACATTATTGGCTCCGTACACCAAACAAGAGGAATAAGCATATTTAACCGCAATCGCTGGAACGGTAAAACCGAGGCTGAGCAAATCGATGAAAAAAAGCATTATTATGAGCTTATTCGTGAATCGGCCAATAGTGGGCTATTCCAGGTGCTTGGTCATATCGACGCCATGAAGGGGTACTTCCCACTCTTCGCTAATATTACCGGCGCAGAAGCTGAGATCGACGAAACGCTAAAAGCAGTTGCTGCAAACGATATTTCTATCGAGATTAACACGAGCGGCAAAACAAAGTATTGCGGCGGGTGGTATCCATCGGATTCCTTGCTCGAGCGTGCGTTGCATTTCGGAGTTGATGTTACGTTTGGATCGGACGCTCACGTCCCTGATCGTGTTGGGGATGAATGGGATATCGTGCAGAAGCGATTGCAAGAAATCGGCTTCAAGCGCTGGGTCTTTTTCCGGCAAAAGCATAAAATCATCGTTCCTTTGTGA
- a CDS encoding D-alanyl-D-alanine carboxypeptidase family protein, with translation MNKRIVFSAAIGIIAIGVLWSKAEALTHSKPETAPIVASPSTKPTPKPSPEPSVAPSGGPTEPTKQPIEEPSVKPTDKPTGKPTPTGNINPPVKQPVKPADITALLAANLPELNFKKDSDGKIIVTNTSSNYILVNKKRMLSSTYVPKDLTVPNVPFSFSGSSPKKQMRREAALALESLFKAAKKDKIDLKAVSGYRSYATQKSIFQSNSDKKGEEVANRTSARPGQSEHQTGLAMDVSSASAGYDLVEKFGETTEGKWLAKHAAEHGFIIRFLKGKESITGYSYEPWHIRYIGKEVAKDITNKKVTLEQYFDTISATVNK, from the coding sequence ATGAATAAGAGAATCGTTTTTTCCGCCGCAATCGGCATAATCGCTATAGGTGTTTTATGGTCTAAAGCAGAAGCCTTGACGCATAGCAAGCCTGAAACAGCACCTATCGTCGCTTCTCCCTCTACTAAACCAACACCGAAGCCATCACCTGAGCCCTCTGTAGCACCTTCAGGAGGGCCTACAGAACCTACAAAGCAACCAATAGAAGAACCTTCTGTCAAACCCACTGACAAGCCCACAGGGAAGCCTACGCCTACTGGGAACATTAATCCACCTGTTAAGCAGCCTGTTAAGCCAGCCGATATAACCGCTCTTCTAGCTGCTAACTTACCTGAACTAAATTTCAAAAAAGACTCGGACGGCAAAATAATAGTAACCAACACTTCAAGTAATTATATACTCGTTAATAAAAAGCGCATGCTATCTTCGACTTATGTGCCTAAGGATTTGACAGTACCTAATGTGCCATTTTCTTTCTCAGGCAGCTCACCAAAGAAACAAATGCGCAGGGAAGCCGCTCTAGCTTTGGAATCCCTATTTAAGGCAGCGAAGAAAGATAAAATCGACCTAAAAGCCGTGTCCGGTTATCGCTCCTATGCCACTCAAAAATCTATTTTTCAAAGTAATTCCGATAAAAAGGGCGAAGAAGTAGCAAATCGGACAAGTGCACGCCCTGGACAAAGTGAGCATCAGACGGGTCTCGCTATGGATGTTTCTAGCGCTAGCGCCGGATATGATCTTGTTGAAAAATTTGGTGAAACCACTGAAGGAAAATGGCTTGCGAAGCATGCTGCAGAGCATGGGTTTATCATTCGATTCCTCAAGGGTAAAGAGTCTATAACGGGATATTCTTACGAACCATGGCATATTCGGTATATTGGCAAAGAAGTTGCAAAGGATATAACTAATAAGAAAGTGACGCTTGAGCAATATTTTGATACTATATCTGCTACCGTTAATAAATAA
- a CDS encoding winged helix-turn-helix transcriptional regulator encodes MDYSKMCPKYESAAELLGKKWTGLIIRVLLGGPKRFKDIKEQIPDMSDKMLTDRMKELESIGILTRTVYPEMPVRIEYELTEKGHNLEEVILSIQTWGENWM; translated from the coding sequence ATGGACTATTCCAAAATGTGCCCCAAGTACGAATCGGCTGCTGAGTTACTGGGTAAAAAATGGACGGGGCTCATCATTCGAGTACTACTCGGTGGTCCCAAACGGTTTAAGGATATTAAAGAACAAATTCCTGACATGAGCGATAAGATGCTGACAGATCGCATGAAAGAGCTTGAATCAATTGGAATTCTTACCCGAACCGTATATCCAGAAATGCCGGTGCGTATCGAATATGAATTAACAGAAAAAGGCCACAACTTAGAGGAAGTCATTCTATCCATTCAAACGTGGGGCGAGAACTGGATGTAA
- a CDS encoding response regulator transcription factor, whose protein sequence is MNKRILVADDEPGIANPISYAFRREGYDVETVFDGEAALEKALSFKPHIAILDVMMPKLTGYEVCRKLDNRSNMGIILLTVKNDIVDKIVGLEMGADDYMTKPFDLRELIARVKALLRRLEKKEPEAETITAGALKIHLQLRTVLVEDRPVELTPKEFELLTLLLSHPERVYTRDELLDTLWGIEYAAGTRTVDIHMQRLRKKLGETGQLVLQTVFGVGYKAVVIRQ, encoded by the coding sequence ATGAACAAAAGAATTCTTGTAGCCGACGATGAGCCAGGCATCGCCAATCCCATTTCTTATGCCTTTCGCAGGGAAGGATATGACGTAGAAACCGTCTTTGACGGAGAAGCTGCTCTGGAAAAGGCACTCAGCTTTAAACCTCACATTGCTATTCTAGACGTAATGATGCCTAAGCTGACTGGGTATGAGGTATGTAGGAAGCTGGATAATCGCTCTAATATGGGGATCATTCTGCTTACTGTCAAAAACGATATCGTGGACAAAATCGTTGGGCTAGAAATGGGCGCAGATGATTACATGACTAAGCCCTTTGACCTTCGAGAGCTTATTGCACGGGTTAAAGCGCTCCTGCGTCGCCTTGAAAAAAAAGAGCCCGAAGCAGAAACGATTACAGCAGGCGCTTTGAAAATACATTTACAGCTCCGTACTGTTCTAGTTGAGGATAGACCAGTAGAATTAACACCTAAGGAATTTGAGTTACTTACACTGTTGCTCTCCCATCCAGAACGGGTATACACACGAGATGAATTACTGGATACCCTCTGGGGGATCGAGTACGCGGCCGGAACAAGGACGGTAGACATTCACATGCAGCGCCTGCGCAAAAAATTAGGTGAGACGGGGCAGCTCGTTCTGCAAACTGTGTTCGGAGTAGGATACAAAGCCGTTGTGATCAGACAATGA
- a CDS encoding pirin family protein, with the protein MINIQRAIERYSADHGWLKSNFSFSFADYYDEKYLQFGPMRVLNDDSIAATEGFGMHPHREMEIVTVVLNGVLEHKDSLGNRAETTWGGIQRMSAGTGVFHSEYNISKDEQLDLLQMWFLPSVKGISPSYETTEFDTEGLADTLVPIASSNGVEGKIAHVHQDMTIYLSAPSAGKPLAFTQGAGRKVFLFVLEGEVSVNGEAKLGRRDAARIENVPELSILSEKGARIMLIDLP; encoded by the coding sequence TTGATCAATATTCAACGCGCTATCGAACGTTATTCGGCGGACCATGGCTGGTTAAAATCAAACTTTAGTTTTTCCTTCGCGGATTATTATGATGAGAAATACTTGCAATTTGGACCGATGAGAGTTTTGAACGACGATTCCATTGCGGCAACAGAAGGATTCGGCATGCACCCTCATAGGGAAATGGAAATTGTTACTGTGGTGCTGAATGGGGTTCTGGAGCATAAAGACAGCTTAGGCAATCGTGCTGAAACGACATGGGGCGGCATCCAGAGAATGTCGGCAGGCACAGGAGTGTTTCATTCGGAATACAACATTTCCAAAGATGAGCAGCTTGACCTACTGCAGATGTGGTTTTTGCCAAGCGTGAAAGGGATTAGTCCTTCTTATGAAACAACAGAATTCGATACAGAGGGATTGGCGGACACTTTGGTTCCCATTGCTTCCTCAAACGGAGTAGAGGGGAAAATCGCGCATGTGCATCAAGATATGACGATCTATTTATCGGCTCCTTCTGCGGGTAAACCGTTAGCTTTTACACAGGGGGCGGGCAGGAAGGTGTTCTTGTTCGTGCTCGAAGGTGAGGTTAGCGTTAATGGTGAAGCAAAGCTTGGGCGCAGGGATGCAGCGCGGATAGAAAATGTTCCTGAGCTGTCCATTCTGAGCGAAAAAGGTGCTCGTATTATGTTGATAGATCTACCTTAA